The Oenanthe melanoleuca isolate GR-GAL-2019-014 chromosome 15, OMel1.0, whole genome shotgun sequence genome contains a region encoding:
- the PUS1 gene encoding pseudouridylate synthase 1 homolog isoform X3, with the protein MAEDLIAAVASQTKRLNSSSEVVQRLEENGHQNKRLKSDADEEDAEDQNKKLPKRKIVLLMAYSGKGYHGMQRNVGSSQFKTIEDDLVSALVQSGCIPENHGEDMKKMSFQRCARTDKGVSAAGQIVSLKVRLIDDILEKINNHLPSHIRILGLKRVTGGFNSKNKCDARTYSYMLPTFAFAHKDQEVQEELYRLDRETLERVNKLLACYKGTHNFHNFTSQKGPRDPSAKRYIMEMCCGEPFVRENMEFAVIEVKGQSFMMHQIRKMIGLVIAIVKGYAAESIMERSWGEEKVDVPKAPGLGLVLEKVHFEKYNRRFGNDGLHEPLEWTEEEEKIAVFKEQYIYPTIINTEREEKSMANWLNTLPIHDFNSSAVEMQTNNKNSKKSSDLEASDGCGDDSD; encoded by the exons ATGGCTGAGGATTTGATAGCAGCGGTTGCCAGCCAGACAAAGAGACTCAACAGCAGCAGCGAGGTTGTTCAAAGGCTGGAGGAAAACGGGCATCAAAACAAAAGGTTGAAGAGCGATGCAGATGAGGAAGATGCAGAGGATCAGAATAAAAAGTTACCCAAGAGGAAGATTGTGCTGTTGATGGCATATTCAGGGAAAGGCTACCATGGCATGCAA AGAAACGTGGGATCTTCCCAGTTCAAGACAATTGAAGATGACCTGGTCTCTGCCCTTGTTCAGTCAGGATGCATCCCAGAAAACCACGGGGAGGATATGAAGAAAATGTCTTTCCAGCGGTGTGCTCGAACTGATAAG GGTGtgtctgcagctggacagaTTGTGTCACTGAAGGTCAGGCTAATAGATGACATATTAGAAAAGATCAATAATCATCTTCCTTCTCACATCAGAATTCTGG GCCTGAAGAGAGTCACTGGGGGATTCAACTCCAAGAACAAGTGTGATGCCAGAACCTACTCTTACATGCTGCCAACGTTTGCCTTTGCCCACAAGGaccaggaggtgcaggaggagctTTATCGGCTGGACAGAGAGACCCTTGAAAGGGTCAATAAACTGCTGGCCTGCTACAAAGGGACACACAACTTCCACAACTTCACTTCTCAGAAGGGCCCCAGGGACCCCAGTGCCAAGAGGTACATCATGGAGATGTGCTGTGGAGAGCCCTTTGTCAGGGAGAACATGGAGTTTGCAGTGATCGAAGTGAAAGGGCAGAGTTTCATGATGCACCAGATCAGGAAGATGATTGGGCTGGTGATAGCAATTGTGAAAGGTTATGCTGCTGAGTCCATCATGGAACgcagctggggagaggagaaggtCGACGTCCCCAAAGCCCCAGGACTTGGGCTGGTTTTGGAGAAAGTGCACTTTGAAAAGTACAACAGGCGTTTTGGGAATGATGGGCTGCATGAGCCACTGGAGtggacagaggaggaggagaagattGCTGTTTTCAAAGAGCAATACATCTATCCTACCATTATCAACAcagaaagggaggagaaatcTATGGCAAACTGGCTAAACACCCTCCCCATTCATGACTTCAACTCATCTGCTGTTGAGATGCAAACTAACAACAAAAATTCAAAG aaGAGCAGCGATCTCGAAGCCAGCGATGGTTGTGGCGATGATTCTGACTGA
- the PUS1 gene encoding pseudouridylate synthase 1 homolog isoform X2 — protein sequence MLRWGLRVVSCGLSAPGSAACAGPWRRQRQRSVLTMAEDLIAAVASQTKRLNSSSEVVQRLEENGHQNKRLKSDADEEDAEDQNKKLPKRKIVLLMAYSGKGYHGMQRNVGSSQFKTIEDDLVSALVQSGCIPENHGEDMKKMSFQRCARTDKGVSAAGQIVSLKVRLIDDILEKINNHLPSHIRILGLKRVTGGFNSKNKCDARTYSYMLPTFAFAHKDQEVQEELYRLDRETLERVNKLLACYKGTHNFHNFTSQKGPRDPSAKRYIMEMCCGEPFVRENMEFAVIEVKGQSFMMHQIRKMIGLVIAIVKGYAAESIMERSWGEEKVDVPKAPGLGLVLEKVHFEKYNRRFGNDGLHEPLEWTEEEEKIAVFKEQYIYPTIINTEREEKSMANWLNTLPIHDFNSSAVEMQTNNKNSKKSSDLEASDGCGDDSD from the exons ATGCTGCGGTGGGGGCTCCGCGTCGTGAGCTGCGGCCTCTCCGCCCCGGGGAGCGCGGCGTGCGCCGGGCCGTGGCGACGGCAGCGGCAGCGCAGC GTTCTTACAATGGCTGAGGATTTGATAGCAGCGGTTGCCAGCCAGACAAAGAGACTCAACAGCAGCAGCGAGGTTGTTCAAAGGCTGGAGGAAAACGGGCATCAAAACAAAAGGTTGAAGAGCGATGCAGATGAGGAAGATGCAGAGGATCAGAATAAAAAGTTACCCAAGAGGAAGATTGTGCTGTTGATGGCATATTCAGGGAAAGGCTACCATGGCATGCAA AGAAACGTGGGATCTTCCCAGTTCAAGACAATTGAAGATGACCTGGTCTCTGCCCTTGTTCAGTCAGGATGCATCCCAGAAAACCACGGGGAGGATATGAAGAAAATGTCTTTCCAGCGGTGTGCTCGAACTGATAAG GGTGtgtctgcagctggacagaTTGTGTCACTGAAGGTCAGGCTAATAGATGACATATTAGAAAAGATCAATAATCATCTTCCTTCTCACATCAGAATTCTGG GCCTGAAGAGAGTCACTGGGGGATTCAACTCCAAGAACAAGTGTGATGCCAGAACCTACTCTTACATGCTGCCAACGTTTGCCTTTGCCCACAAGGaccaggaggtgcaggaggagctTTATCGGCTGGACAGAGAGACCCTTGAAAGGGTCAATAAACTGCTGGCCTGCTACAAAGGGACACACAACTTCCACAACTTCACTTCTCAGAAGGGCCCCAGGGACCCCAGTGCCAAGAGGTACATCATGGAGATGTGCTGTGGAGAGCCCTTTGTCAGGGAGAACATGGAGTTTGCAGTGATCGAAGTGAAAGGGCAGAGTTTCATGATGCACCAGATCAGGAAGATGATTGGGCTGGTGATAGCAATTGTGAAAGGTTATGCTGCTGAGTCCATCATGGAACgcagctggggagaggagaaggtCGACGTCCCCAAAGCCCCAGGACTTGGGCTGGTTTTGGAGAAAGTGCACTTTGAAAAGTACAACAGGCGTTTTGGGAATGATGGGCTGCATGAGCCACTGGAGtggacagaggaggaggagaagattGCTGTTTTCAAAGAGCAATACATCTATCCTACCATTATCAACAcagaaagggaggagaaatcTATGGCAAACTGGCTAAACACCCTCCCCATTCATGACTTCAACTCATCTGCTGTTGAGATGCAAACTAACAACAAAAATTCAAAG aaGAGCAGCGATCTCGAAGCCAGCGATGGTTGTGGCGATGATTCTGACTGA
- the PUS1 gene encoding pseudouridylate synthase 1 homolog isoform X1, which produces MLRWGLRVVSCGLSAPGSAACAGPWRRQRQRSVGTAGPRSAGRAGWAHRRSPRRVSGSAGPACLLQGMLKLPREGQGCLPFRLFMRCSPLRPRGMELSLSARVSCHSCSSHLRLFPLQVLTMAEDLIAAVASQTKRLNSSSEVVQRLEENGHQNKRLKSDADEEDAEDQNKKLPKRKIVLLMAYSGKGYHGMQRNVGSSQFKTIEDDLVSALVQSGCIPENHGEDMKKMSFQRCARTDKGVSAAGQIVSLKVRLIDDILEKINNHLPSHIRILGLKRVTGGFNSKNKCDARTYSYMLPTFAFAHKDQEVQEELYRLDRETLERVNKLLACYKGTHNFHNFTSQKGPRDPSAKRYIMEMCCGEPFVRENMEFAVIEVKGQSFMMHQIRKMIGLVIAIVKGYAAESIMERSWGEEKVDVPKAPGLGLVLEKVHFEKYNRRFGNDGLHEPLEWTEEEEKIAVFKEQYIYPTIINTEREEKSMANWLNTLPIHDFNSSAVEMQTNNKNSKKSSDLEASDGCGDDSD; this is translated from the exons ATGCTGCGGTGGGGGCTCCGCGTCGTGAGCTGCGGCCTCTCCGCCCCGGGGAGCGCGGCGTGCGCCGGGCCGTGGCGACGGCAGCGGCAGCGCAGCGTGGGTACCGCCGGGCCCCGCTCAGCGGGTCGGGCCGGCTGGGCCCATCGCCGCTCGCCCCGCCGGGTGTCCGGCAGCGCAGGCCCTGCCTGCCTCCTCCAGGGAATGCTGAAACTGCCTAGGGAGGGACAGGGGTGCTTACCCTTCCGCCTGTTCATGCGCTGTTCCCCTTTGCGGCCCCGCGGGATGGAGCTGTCGCTTTCTGCCCGAGTTTCGTGCCATTCATGCTCGTCCCATCTGCGGTTGTTTCCCCTTCAGGTTCTTACAATGGCTGAGGATTTGATAGCAGCGGTTGCCAGCCAGACAAAGAGACTCAACAGCAGCAGCGAGGTTGTTCAAAGGCTGGAGGAAAACGGGCATCAAAACAAAAGGTTGAAGAGCGATGCAGATGAGGAAGATGCAGAGGATCAGAATAAAAAGTTACCCAAGAGGAAGATTGTGCTGTTGATGGCATATTCAGGGAAAGGCTACCATGGCATGCAA AGAAACGTGGGATCTTCCCAGTTCAAGACAATTGAAGATGACCTGGTCTCTGCCCTTGTTCAGTCAGGATGCATCCCAGAAAACCACGGGGAGGATATGAAGAAAATGTCTTTCCAGCGGTGTGCTCGAACTGATAAG GGTGtgtctgcagctggacagaTTGTGTCACTGAAGGTCAGGCTAATAGATGACATATTAGAAAAGATCAATAATCATCTTCCTTCTCACATCAGAATTCTGG GCCTGAAGAGAGTCACTGGGGGATTCAACTCCAAGAACAAGTGTGATGCCAGAACCTACTCTTACATGCTGCCAACGTTTGCCTTTGCCCACAAGGaccaggaggtgcaggaggagctTTATCGGCTGGACAGAGAGACCCTTGAAAGGGTCAATAAACTGCTGGCCTGCTACAAAGGGACACACAACTTCCACAACTTCACTTCTCAGAAGGGCCCCAGGGACCCCAGTGCCAAGAGGTACATCATGGAGATGTGCTGTGGAGAGCCCTTTGTCAGGGAGAACATGGAGTTTGCAGTGATCGAAGTGAAAGGGCAGAGTTTCATGATGCACCAGATCAGGAAGATGATTGGGCTGGTGATAGCAATTGTGAAAGGTTATGCTGCTGAGTCCATCATGGAACgcagctggggagaggagaaggtCGACGTCCCCAAAGCCCCAGGACTTGGGCTGGTTTTGGAGAAAGTGCACTTTGAAAAGTACAACAGGCGTTTTGGGAATGATGGGCTGCATGAGCCACTGGAGtggacagaggaggaggagaagattGCTGTTTTCAAAGAGCAATACATCTATCCTACCATTATCAACAcagaaagggaggagaaatcTATGGCAAACTGGCTAAACACCCTCCCCATTCATGACTTCAACTCATCTGCTGTTGAGATGCAAACTAACAACAAAAATTCAAAG aaGAGCAGCGATCTCGAAGCCAGCGATGGTTGTGGCGATGATTCTGACTGA